A window of Ictalurus furcatus strain D&B chromosome 4, Billie_1.0, whole genome shotgun sequence genomic DNA:
CAAGTTTGTTACCAATTGTACCATTTCTAACACTCCTTTAACAGATCATTGTGTTATTAATCTTGATTTAAAACCAAAGCAAAAACCTTCAAGAACAAAAGGCTACTGGAAGTTTAATGCTGAGCTGCTAAATCAAAAAGACCATTGTTCCTATATTAAACGAATTATTACTGAGATTAGTAATAAAGATACGTCCATTGGCAGTAAATGGgaatatatgaaatatgaaattagagaatactttattacatttagcaaaaatctgaataaaaagaaaaggtgaaaaggaatttaaattaattcaaGATATAAATCATTGTTGTTGCAAACCGTTCTTAATTGATACAGACAAGGAAAGACTCATTTATTTGCAGTCTGAGCTAGATTAAGTATATATTAGGAAAGCAAAAGGTGCATATGTAAGATCCAGAGCTAAATGGATggaagaacaaaagaacaagggagaaaaaaacaaatgttatcttatttttacttattttcttttttcttttctactttTGTCTTGAATTATACTAATGTGATAGTGACCTCAGTCTGTTATGTAAAAGAGTTCATGAATAAGTTGCCAATTTTTGTTGTATTGTAAACATTGAATCaaccaataaaaaaacaataataataataaaaaagagaacagttgtcacagcatttgaaaccttttttggtgatctccatcatgccttagccggCCAAGCTAATGGCACCAAATTGACCTCCACCTGTTCACACTGCCCACATTAAattcacattacacacatcacattaaatactaattcagttaactttcctgatgtggtccctttaagatttttgtgtttatgatgacgtcgtAGGTCAGATGACAGTGCAAACATGGCGGATGTggtatgtccgggattgtagtaataatacacacacataaagtttatattctattgaccacaggggtgttcgggggggaccagggtggggtgggaggttggtagggggaggggttatagtggggatttatgttaaaatagtttgattcattatatatgttgtttgtctctttgtgttaacttgtgaatcaataaaagtgttaattacaaaaaataatgcacacacatactgattaatACATACTGTTTCAGTGGCCATGCCGTAGGTATTGCATTGAATTCAGTACGTACTGTCACACTACGCGATTTTGGACGGACCCAGTATCGAGCTgctcgcgcatgcgcagtactAATGGAATGGTCCACGCTAATCCAAGATAGGGGGCCCCACATTCATGCAGatgtaataataacattaacactttaATGGTAATATCCTAACCAAacaaaatatgatttatataaGCTTCTGGGTATTTGATGGGGCCCCCTGATCCCCTGGGGCCCTAAGCGGCCATTTACCCCTCTTATTGGTTAAGTTTGACGATAGAATAGCAAAcgttatttatcttttttttttttttttgtcacgaGAACAGGAATAGGTGAGCGTCACGTAGTGTAATTATGAATTGCCCAGAACCTGATATGGAGAAGGCAGAAAAGTATACTGGCAGCTTCTCAGAAGTGCCTGTACGCAAGAAAAACTCATGGTATGCCAAAGAGTAAAATGTAGAAGTGTTAGTATTGCGTACCGGCTCACTTCTAGCACTGGccataacattgattatctcgttacaatggcaggTATCAAGggatgggatatattaggcagcaagtaaacATTCAGTTCTCAatattgatgtgttggaagctcAAAAATAGGTCTTCAAAAATTGTGTATTCATTTGCAATCCCATCATTCCGAATGAGTGCTATGAGTAAGCTACTTCACAGGTGTGCTTGAAGAATGTAGTGGAGTTTGTCAAAAATAAGATGATTTAATAGTATTTCTGTTTAAAATTAGGAAAGTATGATTTACCACCATTAGCCAAGATTAAAAGCACTGTTAAGAAATGTAATCAGAGATCCTGTGCATGCCCATGGGTACAAAACTTGTAATGTTCTGAGTAAATCAACACCAGGGGGCATGCATTTGCTGCTGTATGTATTCAAGCCTTCTGGGTTGTTAAGAAGTTTGTCTATATGACAGAGCAACCTGTCACAGCTGTAGTGGTAGCACTGGTTTACATACAtcataaacatttcacattCCCTCTGTTTACCAGCTAAGGAGCTGTGGGTGCACACACACTCCGTTAGCGTTCCCGGATTCAAACACACTACATTTAACACATCATTTACCTTCATATCACTCAATACATCCTGTtacagaacaaacacacacgcacaaggttttatttcacttatcTTTGTATTCGTATTATGTGTTAGTGTTCTGTAGAAAATTTATtttggtggatccagagcctattgTAACCATAGGATGTGGTACTTGTGGTACCACAAGTGAAGTTCTGAAGTTCTTCACTTGTGGTACCACAAGTGAAGTTCTGAAGTTCTTCAGAAGTTCTCTGTTACTAAAACAGTGCTTATACTCTGCATAGGTCAAGGCCAATTCTGCATAGCTCAATTAATTCTGGTCATCAGATTATGTGGTTAAAAACTTAGGAAGAGTGCATGAGCACAGTGAGTTGGAGCTCTTTTAATCAGAGGAGGTTCATTTGATAATGCTCCATGTTGTCTCAGGGGGATGTTAGCAAACTCTAACATGCTAATGGATAACcttaaatatatacagtcacAGATCTGGTGTGGTGTTAAGATAAACTATTCCAGATAGGTGAGAGGTAGAACTGGTGATCTTAATTTAATGATGGTATGTGTTTTATCAGAACTTTATTTTATGAGCGATATCAAAAAGAGGCACTCTCttatttgttaattttgttCGCCTTCTCTTTTTCCCAATtgtcatgtacacacacatttatgccatttggcagacacccttatccagagctatttccatttgtctcatttatacaaccaACCAAAGGCCCAGCagacagcttggtggtgctgggactTGAGCTAgctaactcactcactctctctctctctctctctctctctcacacacacacacacacacacacaaaaagagacAGTACACAAAGTACAGGCTTGGAAGTTAATATGGCCTGGGGGGGGATCCAAATATGGACATGCTTTCAACTCCTTTCATTAGGATACACTGCTGACTGTGTCTTAGAAAACTTGTGGGACCCTAGGAAAAGGTATATTAATAACTTCTTCAGTCCAGCCCACCACATTCTTCACATGTGAGTCACACTGTAAAACAGTCAGTGTGGAGGAATGGATAGTtgatttctgtttctcatttgTGTATACTTCCATGAAAGAGTGGTGGAATAgagtgggggggagggggggtggtgTTGACGACTATCTTTTCCTTTAGAAACATCTGCCATGTGTTCAAAGTTAACAGAACTAAAAGAGGTTTTGTTAAAGAGAAAAAGTGCAAAAAGAAAGGGAGGGCAGCAGTTACCcttgaaaatggaaaatggtgGTATGGGATTTTGGCACGGATAACTGTGACTCACTGTTTATTGGTTTGTCACTATGAAAACAAGCATATGTGAGAAGGGgaagaaccatttctgtgttcatGTTCTTGTTAATGCATTTCTGTCTGaatattcacatttacattgaaatgacaatattcccatattcaaatattttaataaaggaatataacatataaaatatgGTTTCTTCTAGTAGCAgtttatgtatgtacatatcAGAGAGAAAATGCTTTGCTCTTTAAGATTCATATTTGGAATATGCTGGTACTGATGCTTTAAAATACAATAGTCTTCCTCATGATGTTATTGGACTTTATAGAGTCCTAGATATAAAGCCCTAGATAAAGACTAGAGCTTTTAAAGATTAGAGCTGATTGTATGGATCTTTAGACAAGTGAATTTTCTTCCAACTCCTATATAAACAGCCAAAAATGaatgttatttaatattaattcaaGAACTGTGCAGAGTGGTCCATTATACCTAACTAAATTAAGacattacaaaacatttatGAAAAGGTATAGTGCCCGAGAAAAGTATACAGAACAAAAGAGCAcagtttatttggttttataatAATGGTATCCATTATAAAGCAATCAGTAAAGTGTTGTACAGTAGTCAACAacataattttgtttaaaatgcatgaaattaataagaaattTACCAGTAAAATTCCTAGTATGCATTGATGTAAGCAAAATCTCACATTTTGAAATTCATGTTTTGTAATACTGTGTTGAGTTATAAGTCATAAAATTCTTTAGCATTATACCTCTAGGTAACTGTTGTATGCATATCCCAGATACtcaatttctctttttttaatttgatgttaGCTTAATCAAgctagtttttaaaaatgttatttatattttaaaactaaAGCTGCATTGGTAGTTAgcaacagagacacagacagagacagtagGTGAAGAGGCAGCTGTGATTCAGGAATGATAGCTCTGAAGAAAGGAAACAGTGCAGACCCATAGACAGTTTTCTTAACTCAATGCATATTGTCATTTCatacattaaattatatatatattgccagTTTCCCCAAAGAGCTAAATCGCTTCTTATTTCTGAAGTCTTTACTGATCAAGAAGATCTTTCACTAAGTTAGGTAGAGCTTTACATATGAGCGCATATGGCCTGAAAGacttattggcacccttcatgaaaatgtgcaaaaattaaTATGTATAAAAGAATATGCGATGTGAGTTCAAACATAGAGGGACATtgtacatacatatttttttctacaaaacactggtttcaaaattattggcacaaTTAATTATTTGGAAGTCTGTCTGGATTGAATAACAGCACTCAGTTACTTCCTGCTTAGAAAGGTTGAAGTCACTTGTAGACACATGCAGAAGCTCCTTTATATAAGTTTGTGTACTTAGTTTTTAAAGTAGGTATTTCTTCAACTGTTTGGAAGTATGTTTGGTTCTGAATCCCTGAATCATCAGCCATAAACGGCCTCAAAGCATAAATGTTTTTCCTTGAGTGTAGTCCATTTGTGTTAGTGGTTGTGTAAATGACGAAAAAGTTTAGGTGCTGCATTTTGTGAGATAATCTAAGGAAGGGTTTCTATCTTGCAATGCTTCAAACAGTGTCAAATattcattataatatatttttgagaaaattatattattttgctaatatgataattatttttgttagaACAAAGTTGAATAGGTTCTCCTAGCATTTGAGTGGAAATTTTGAATTATTGTggataatgtttaatttatatacaattgtttttgctcatttttaagaaggatgccaataattatattaaatatgcatTCTGACAAGAAAACTATCTAGTAAACATAATTGGCAGCTTGTATTGTCTAGGCATCAGATCCTTTTTGTCTGCGTTTAGAAGGAGGCACCAGACGAGCAGGTAATTCAGGAGGCAGGCCATGCCCTTCAAGTTTCACCTCAATCAAGTGGCTAGCCAGGGCAAATTCCTCATCATCCAACATGCCATCACGATCCACATCTGACAACTTCCATATGCGACCCAGCACAGAATTGGGTAGCCGCGTGCTCACCATCCAATCTTTGGCTTTGGTACCACTCAGCTTGCCCTCACTGGGTGCAAGGTTGTAAAAGATCTCATCATACTTGGGCTTATCCTTAGTCACAATCCAGTCTTCTCCCACCTCTCCATCCTCACCATCATCCTCAACTTTCTCTCCAAAAGGGTCACCCTCCACAAAGGGTCCTGCTCGGGTCCCCAAGAAAGCCCCACCTTGGACTCCAGGTTGACCTCCTGCTTCCAGCTCCTCCTGCCTGAGGAGAGGCATCAACTTGGCAATGTCAGTGGACAACAGCTCATCCAACATAGCCATCATATTGGGTTTCAGGGACTTAAACTTGGTGAAGTCATGACCTTCCAGGAGTTCCTAAAAAGTCAACAAAAAAGACAGTTTAATGTTTCATATACCTAAAAGGAATGGAATACAAAAGATTAATTATGATTAATTAATATCCAAGTGGGACTAATTATAATGATGGCATTTGCAGTTTTAACATTGGATTTTTATATCATTAACATTTAGACCTCCTGCTTGCAGGACGTTGCAGAAAAAAGGGGTTCACaaaagttttttctttctcaaaggGACCCCCTCTCTTTAATGGTATGACATAGTAGTTTCCTCCCAGAGAGGCAAAGGGAAGAACAGGGTCTTCATATAGGGTGTTAGATacattgtgtatttttaattataacatttttacttaaaaaaacacTTGGTTTTTGCAGTTCTATAATCAAAATCAATATCGGTATCATCTCTAAGGATACTAAATGTAGCATAGTAAAAGTAATATAAGTAATGATACAAATATCATCAATCCATGAAGTGCTGAACTTGAAGCAGCTATTCAAAGATCTCTATATATCATCACAATTCCTTCCCACCATGGGTCTATTaaagttgtgtaaaaaaaaaaaaagaaagaaaaaaaagctgacaAAACTCTAAACTCTAAGTGTCTCTATGAAAGCAGCACTAGCTGTTTTAGCTTGCACAGACCTGCATCTTGGCACTGTCAGGAAAATCTCCAGGGGAAATGTGATGTTGCAACTGGATCTTGGAGAAGATGACTGGCAGCTGGTGgatcaaattttttttcttattgtcCTTCCTGAAGACAGAAGGCATCTCTTGCTTCAGGTAACTGATTATGTGAGCATGAACCTGTAAAGTGAGCAgatattaaatatgtattacaGATATTTATCCCCATCAGCTGACATGTTTACTCAAGTGATGTACTATTACATAGGCAGTAAAATATGTTATACTGACTGCATGGAaagtatgtaataaataaataaataaataaataaaataggctatttggggcgcacggtggcttagtggttagcatgtttgcctcacacctccagggttgggggttcaattcctgccactaccctgtgagtttgcatgttctccccagtgctgtggggggtttcctccaggtactccagtttcctcccacagtccaaagacatgcatggtaggttgattggcatgtccaaagtgtccacagtgtatgaatgggtgtgaatgtgtatgtgattgtgccctgcgatggactggcatcccgtccagggtgtaccccgccttgtgcccaatgttccctgggataggctccaggttccccatgacccagtaggataagtggtatagaaaatggattgatggatggaaaatAGGCTATTTTGTCAACATGcatagttaaaaataaaaaatatgtatgatactggagtgcaaaaaaaaaaccctggaggTAGACTTCTTAAAGACAAGGACCtacatttgtattatattatccAATCAGATGGCAGCAGTGCAAGTTCAGTGATGCCTTGTAAGTTGTAATCTGCCAGTTGTAATGTCATTTCCCACCCATGGACTCCCCCGCAAAAGAATGTCTTTTGTTTGCACTGTCAGACCACGTAAAGCTTATAAAAAGCTACTTTatgatgtgaaaaatgaaaaacattcagtgagcagcatttctgtgggcagaaatgtcttgatgagagaggtcagaggagaatggataGACTGACAGACCAAAaccacctggtctttttccagtcttcacctgtccagtttgggtgattCTGTGTCCAttgtagtctcagattcctaTTGTtgactgacagaagtggaacccaatgtcCAACTGTTGTgccttctgagatgcttttctgctcaccacagttgtaaaacATGGTTATTTCAGTttccatagccttcctgtcagttcgAACCACTCTCTGTATTCTCCTATGATCTTTGTCATCACCAAGGCATTTCCtcctgcagaactgccactccctggatgtttttttgtttgtttgtttgtatttcgcaccattctgtgtaaactatagagactattgtgtgtgaaaatgacaGGAGATCTGGACACTCAGGAGAActggcaccaacagccatgcATCAGGCAAAGTCACTGAGACCACTaatgtctgatgtgaacattaactgaagctcttgacctgtattttcaaggttttatgcattgcactgctgacaTGATTGGATAATGCGTGGATGCGGATAATCTTCTTAATAAAGTgactggtgagtgtatattatcTGGTATTTCCAAATATATTGCATGTTCTGGATCtaaatctggatttctgtaaagccgcaAATAAAATGATCTAAATATTTTGTCATGGATGATTGAGATGCTAAAAGAATGCTTAGTTCTTTCTgattattttaagtttttttttgccagaggtCTGAGATATCAACCTAATAATAACACAATTATTATCAACAAATTATTCAGCACAAAATACTTCACCTTGACTAGACGGGCTCTCTTGACCAGATCATTGAGCTTGCGGAGGGCTGCATTTCGTGGCAGGTTCTGAATGTCAGCAAAAAGATCTTCCTCTTCCAATTCAAATAGCTTCCGGTTGTCTGGGACCATGAGAGGTTCAGACCAGAATGAGCCAATGTATACTCTCAGCACTTCAGGAGTTCCAAACACTTTCCCCAGAGACCACATGAGAGCACCATATACTCGCATCAGCTGCTGTGTCCCAACCATATCAGCCTTGTTAAGCACCACACGCAGTTTGTCCTCGTTGCCCTTCAAAGCACTTATGGCCTCTGAAAACTCATCAGAAATCTCCAGCTTGTGGGCATCGAAAAGGAGAATAATTCGATCTACCCGTTCAGCAAACCAACGCAAGACAGCTGGGAAGTCATAGCCTAAAGAAAGAGGATAGACAAACTGAAGTGatcattttttttcaacagctAGCAAGTCATTGTATATGCTTCTTTACAGCTTTAACCAAAACACTATTTCTTATTTACTAGAATAAAAATAGAAGCTAATACATATTAGTTATCCTCTATCTGTCTACAGCCCTTCTTTCATTCCTACATCATTGCCATGCTTATGCAtttctcttttccctctccCTGACTGTCACACCCTGTGTGTCACTCTCCCACTCAGTGTGTCAGATGTGACACAGATGTTTTCAGATGCAACATATTTGAGATAAATCAGACATTAGCTAAAGCTCTCCCACACGGACACAGTGGAATAACTTGGCAATGTCTGCTATCTGAATATGCATTTTTCCCCTATCAATGTAACACAAATGTATGTCAGATCCTGACACTTTTATAAAGTGCGGAGtcttttagatttattttttagggCGTATCCATGTAGTTTCTCTGTCAAATGGCTAACGGCTAGGATCATACATGAACTCTGATGTTAGAAtggatagaaaatgcacaaagcAACATGAAAAGCATCAGCAGAGATTCTCATACAGCACATGTTCTTGGTTCAGTTTAGTTTTACCATAAGAAAAGGAATTCACAGAATTCACAGCTACAGGTTCTCTTATTCAGAATACTGTAgcagtatttctttctttatttattttacagggGATTAGCACGGTGCAGGGTGACTAATGCAGATGGGTGCAGTTACTTCAGGGTGGAGTTTCTTCCTTTTCCCCACACCACTGGCCCCTCACCTTTAGTGTTGGCCTCACCTCGGCTCACTCTCTGCTTAGCTCCCGACAGGATGCCAGGGGTGTCAATGATACTGATGCTCTCCAGAACCTGGTTGGGCAGCTGCGCACACTGGAATCTAACAATATAttgtcatttattcaacaaTAAACTATAAAGTGAGAACTCAAGCTGCAAATGTTTCCTGACATGTTATTTTCTAAACTTTGCCTTTCGTtacttaaaatgtataaaaatgaccCATTCTTTAAACACATAGTGATGAACAATAAAAGCTAAAGTCAGAACTGTTGTCCTCTTGAGGACCTTGGAATGAATCAGAGCTATGCAGAAGTTTCCATTCCCCTTGTATCATGGCTGTGAGAAATGATCTAACGTATACTCTGGTCTGCACCCCTCCCAGGTTGGGCCATTGTGTGGAAGTGGTGCTCTAAAAGCACAGGGGCTTCCTGAAGGAAAATGATCAGTGCTGCCAGAATCAAACAATGTGGCCCACTAATGATCGGATGCTTAGAACAACACAGCCACTTCCTCCTGCAAATGGATTTATAAAGCTGACCAATTTCCAGGGCAGGAAATTGAAAAAGTGACACTCTCAAAACATTCtaaaaaacatggaaataagTAAACCCCTGATTTGAGGTGACTACTATCAGGACAGAGTCACAGCacaacaaaaatacagtatcagAAACTACTATGTTTGATCAGAGCACCAGctactcaagtctcctttaggtcagacttttttttatttgatatttgtaCATACTAATTGTTTCAAGTTACAATATATGGTTTTATATCATAATTTCAGCTGCTTCATATATAAATTTCTGAGCTTGTTTTGAGcaagtacagtggtgcttgaaactttgtgaactctttagaattttctatatctctgcataaatatgacttaaaacatcatcggaagtactaaaagtagaaaaagaaaacccaattaaacaaatgacacaaaaatatcatacttggtcatttatttattaaggaaaataatccaatattacatatctgtgagtggcaaaagtacgtgaacctctaggattagcacttaagttgaaggtgaaattagagtcaggtgttttcaatcagtgggatgacaatcaggtgtgagtaggcaccctgttttatttaaagaacagggctcTATCAGAGCCTGATTTTCACaccacatgtttgtggaagtgtattgtggcatgaacaaaggagatttctgaggacctcaggaaaagattacaaaaccatctctaaaaagtttggactccaccaatccacaggcagacagattatgtacaaattgaggaaattcaagaccattgttaccctccccaggagtggtcaaccaacaaagatcactccaagagcatgacatgtaatagtccatgaggtcacaaaggaacccagggtaacttctaagcaactaaaggcctctcacaTATtgggtaatgttaatgttcatgaatccaTCGTtaagagaacactgaacaatggtgtgcatggcagggttgcaaggagaactGCTCTGCTCTGCAAAAAGAACTTTACttcccttctgcagtttgctaataaTCACATAGACAAGCCAGAATGCTATTagagaaatgttttgtggacagagaccaaaatacttttttgttgttgttgtttaaatgaaatgcattatgtttggagaaaggaaaacactgcattccagcataagaaccttatccccaTCTGTGAATCAtgatggtagtatcatggttgggcctgttttgctgcatctggcccaggatgacttgccatcattgatggaacaatgaattctgaattataccagcgactTCTAAAGGAAAGtgtgaggacatctgtccatgatctgaatctcaaaagAAAGTGGGCCaggcagcaagaca
This region includes:
- the ehd2b gene encoding EH domain-containing protein 2b isoform X2, producing MSRWGRKNVKKTPEVIRTVTEGLKSLYRKKLLPIEEYYGFHDFHSPSLEDADFDNKPMVLVVGQYSTGKTTFIKYLLEQEVPGSRVGPEPTTDCFTAIMHGDMEGIIPGNALIVDPNKPFRKLNPFGNTFLNRFQCAQLPNQVLESISIIDTPGILSGAKQRVSRGYDFPAVLRWFAERVDRIILLFDAHKLEISDEFSEAISALKGNEDKLRVVLNKADMVGTQQLMRVYGALMWSLGKVFGTPEVLRVYIGSFWSEPLMVPDNRKLFELEEEDLFADIQNLPRNAALRKLNDLVKRARLVKVHAHIISYLKQEMPSVFRKDNKKKNLIHQLPVIFSKIQLQHHISPGDFPDSAKMQELLEGHDFTKFKSLKPNMMAMLDELLSTDIAKLMPLLRQEELEAGGQPGVQGGAFLGTRAGPFVEGDPFGEKVEDDGEDGEVGEDWIVTKDKPKYDEIFYNLAPSEGKLSGTKAKDWMVSTRLPNSVLGRIWKLSDVDRDGMLDDEEFALASHLIEVKLEGHGLPPELPARLVPPSKRRQKGSDA
- the ehd2b gene encoding EH domain-containing protein 2b isoform X1, producing MSRWGRKNVKKTPEVIRTVTEGLKSLYRKKLLPIEEYYGFHDFHSPSLEDADFDNKPMVLVVGQYSTGKTTFIKYLLEQEVPGSRVGPEPTTDCFTAIMHGDMEGIIPGNALIVDPNKPFRKLNPFGNTFLNRFQCAQLPNQVLESISIIDTPGILSGAKQRVSRGEANTKGYDFPAVLRWFAERVDRIILLFDAHKLEISDEFSEAISALKGNEDKLRVVLNKADMVGTQQLMRVYGALMWSLGKVFGTPEVLRVYIGSFWSEPLMVPDNRKLFELEEEDLFADIQNLPRNAALRKLNDLVKRARLVKVHAHIISYLKQEMPSVFRKDNKKKNLIHQLPVIFSKIQLQHHISPGDFPDSAKMQELLEGHDFTKFKSLKPNMMAMLDELLSTDIAKLMPLLRQEELEAGGQPGVQGGAFLGTRAGPFVEGDPFGEKVEDDGEDGEVGEDWIVTKDKPKYDEIFYNLAPSEGKLSGTKAKDWMVSTRLPNSVLGRIWKLSDVDRDGMLDDEEFALASHLIEVKLEGHGLPPELPARLVPPSKRRQKGSDA